A single genomic interval of Arachis duranensis cultivar V14167 chromosome 7, aradu.V14167.gnm2.J7QH, whole genome shotgun sequence harbors:
- the LOC107459199 gene encoding uncharacterized protein LOC107459199, translated as MAALKLFLSQARRHHFLFKHPSSFHSPFSLTSHRPLSSSSPLPQDQQDSPNPPQDPPQRRPSFQSVPIQPVSYPLKPKDPAPQQTESSEPQFPRERPPPPPPRRPVSAEGQEESQRGWTREDIRYVKDAPSIEPVSYAPRVAPLPEDKVGDDPGVVTAEERNEEAEKERRMLEVEDEIRKKMEEEKMKVPFPMLIMPKRNETPPVLDLNEAIRQVKVSAKAKFDETVEAHVRLGIDSKRTELAVRGTVILPHGAPKAVSVAVFAEGAEAEEARNAGADIVGGKELIEEIASGSNKLKVDKCFSTPGMAPHLGKIAQYLRKRRLMPDKKLGTLTSDIAGQLKELRQGRVEFKMESKSILHIGVGKVSYKEEALRENIGAFMNAVLLAKPAGLKKTSKYAGYVLSVHLSSTMGPGVPVSIQSLSKAADNYRKVHVV; from the exons ATGGCGGCACTGAAGCTTTTCCTCTCCCAAGCTCGCCGCCACCATTTCCTCTTCAAACACCCTTCGAGCTTCCACTCCCCATTCTCCCTCACCTCTCACAGacccctctcttcttcctcgccACTACCACAAGATCAACAAGACTCACCGAACCCACCACAAGACCCTCCTCAAAGGAGACCCTCCTTCCAATCCGTCCCAATCCAGCCCGTTTCCTACCCTCTCAAACCCAAAGACCCGGCACCCCAACAAACCGAATCCTCAGAGCCTCAGTTCCCCCGCGAACGCCCGCCCCCGCCTCCTCCTCGCCGCCCGGTGTCGGCCGAGGGCCAGGAGGAGTCGCAGCGGGGATGGACAAGGGAGGACATTCGGTACGTGAAGGACGCGCCTTCGATTGAGCCGGTTTCTTACGCTCCGAGAGTGGCGCCGCTGCCGGAGGATAAGGTCGGCGATGATCCGGGTGTTGTGACCGCGGAAGAGAGGAATGAGGAAGCGGAGAAAGAGAGGAGGATGCTTGAGGTTGAGGATGAGATAAGGAAGAAGATGGAGGAGGAGAAGATGAAGGTGCCTTTTCCGATGCTGATCATGCCCAAGCGCAATGAGACTCCCCCTGTCCTTGATTTGAACGAGGCCATTCGCCAAGTTAAG GTCAGTGCCAAGGCAAAGTTTGATGAAACTGTTGAAGCACATGTAAGATTGGGTATTGATTCAAAGCGAACAGAACTG GCAGTTCGTGGTACTGTGATTCTGCCTCATGGTGCTCCAAAG GCCGTCAGTGTGGCTGTTTTTGCAGAAGGGGCAGAAGCAGAAGAAGCTAGAAATGCTGGAGCTGATATAGTTGGTGGCAAAGAACTTATTGAGGAGATTGCTA GTGGTAGTAATAAACTTAAAGTTGACAAGTGCTTCTCAACTCCTGGAATGGCACCTCATCTTGGAAAG ATAGCACAATATCTTAGAAAGCGCAGGCTGATGCCAGACAAGAAA CTTGGTACTCTGACTAGTGATATTGCTGGTCAGCTGAAAGAACTAAGGCAAGGTCGCGTTGAGTTTAAGATGGAAAGTAAATCAATTTTGCATATTGGAGTGGGAAAG GTAAGCTACAAAGAAGAGGCTTTACGAGAGAATATTGGCGCATTTATGAATGCTGTTTTGCTTGCCAAGCCTGCTGGCTTAAAGAAGA CTTCCAAATATGCTGGGTATGTGCTTTCTGTCCATCTAAGCAGCACG ATGGGGCCAGGAGTACCTGTTTCAATACAATCGCTATCCAAAGCAGCCGATAATTACAGGAAAGTGCACGTTGTATGA